The Taeniopygia guttata chromosome 9, bTaeGut7.mat, whole genome shotgun sequence genome segment TAGAGGAGAAGGTCTCGGAGCTGtgccgccgccggccgcccTGCGGGTCGGCGCGGATCACCTTGGCGCTCTGGTTGCGGCCGGGGCTGAGGCTGACGCGGGTGAAGGCGCTGCCCGCGCCCAGGCCccccagcagggaggaggagcgcGGCGGCGCCGCCGACAGCTCGGCCGGCGGCCGCGGCAGCTCCGGGGAGGCGGCGGTGGCGGCCGCCGGCGGGGGCTTTTCGGGGCCGGCGCGGCCCCCTCGCACCTCGGCGTAGCTGATCAGGCGGGCGGGCGAGCCGGGGGACGGGCTGTCCGCGTAGTCCGAGCAGGAGCCCCCGCCGGCCGCGGCGCCCCCCCGCTGCATCGCCACGTAGTCCCGGCCGAGCCGGGCCGCCCGCGCGGCGGCGAAGCCGGACGGGCAGGGGGCCCGCGGCGGGCCCGGCTCCATGTTCATGTACTCCTCGGCGGCCTCGCTGCCCGGCGGCGGCAGGGCCATGCTCAGGGCAGCCGAGGGGAAGGGCGGCTTTTCGCCGGCGATGAACTCGATGTTCACGTACTCGCCGGGGCTCTTGGGCTCCGGGGGCAGCAGCACCGGGGGCTGCTCCCGGGCCCTCGGCAGGGTGCTGGCCTTAGGGCCACCCAGCGAGAGCCGCGTGGGGCGCGTCAGGCGGCCCTTGGTCTGCACGGCCGTGTCCACCTTGCGCGGGGGCTGCGCTTGAGGCGGGGGGCCGCCctcggggccgccgccgccgcccagGCTGTCGCTGCTGGTGGAGGAGGACGAGTCCTCGGCCGCGTAAAGGAGGCGGCTGGAGCCGAGCGCGATGCGGGGCTGAGGGCTGCCCTCCTCGGCTGTCCCCGCCGGCCTGCCGCCGCCCCGGCGGTGCACGTGCTTGAAGGAGCGTGGCAGCGAGAAGTAGGAGTAGATGGGTTTGTGGTGCGCTACGGTGGCCGCCTCCTCGACCCCCGGCTGCCCCGCAGCCCCGAAGTAGCAGTCGGGCGGAGTGCTGGTGGTGGAGCCGCTGGCTGGGGACATGTTGATATAGTCGCTGCCGCCGCAGGGGAGCTTCCCTTCGTTGCTCTCCACTGAGAGTTTTGGGTGGTGGCCGGCACCATTTGTCCAGATCTTGCCGTAGCCCGCAGAGCTGCTGTCGGGGGAGTAGCTGCCACTGGGGGACATCATCATGTAGCCATTAGAGTCCATGGTGGCCGGAGGGTGGCGgccacccctgccagggttGATGATCTGCTGTGGGGCCGACACACTCTTAGGACTCATGGGCATATAGTCACCACCTTTGGGGGGGCCCCCACCGCTGGGCACAGGGGCTACACCAGGCGACATGGGCATGTAGCCATCATCCGTGTGCGGGGCGGAGTTGGTCCGATGATGGCCACTGTCCATGTGGTGCATCTCCAGGCACTCCTCTGGGTAGGAATGAGTGGGCACAAAGGCTGAGTGGCGGTAGGAGGgcagcctgctgctgccacaggggtAAGAAGGCAGCATCTCTGTGTACTCCTCAATGGAGGCCACTGAAGACTGTGAGGGTGTTTTCTGGTGGGAGATGGTGGGAGAAGTACCTGCAGAGTGAGTCCGCTTTCTGAATGCCTTCTCCAAGTCAGCAACCTCCTCACTACCACCTCGAGGACAGCAGGGTGTACCAGGATAgcggggctgctgctgagggtgGCAGGTGCGTGGGATGAAATGGCCATTGGGcgctgccaggctgcagcaagAAGAGGTGGCCTTCCCTCCCATGCAGATATAGTTGAGATCTTCATCACCCCGGGCAGGGGGGGTGTGTCCCAATGAATCAGGGGTTACACTGCGAAAGGAGCTGCGAAAGTCACACGGGCTTGAACCATACTCATCGGAAGAAATAAATCCACCATCACTAGGAGAGCCAGAAACTGAAGCACTAGACCTTCGTGGGAACAGGCAGTCTGAGGTGGAGCCATGGCCACTAGTGCTGCTGGATGACAGGCTGACTGGACTGGTGGCTGAAGGAGAGCAGCGCGAGGAAGGCATTGGGATGGACCGGCTGTGGTTGAGTGGAGGATGGAGCCTGGAGTTGCCACGGTGTCTGTGTGAATGAGTCCGGTTAGCACTGGGACTAACTGGGCTACCATCCACAGAGGCAGGTCTTGACATTGTGCCTTCCCCATCACTCGATGCTCGAACCCGGAAAGAGCTGGGTTTGCCACCTGTACCTCCACCGCTGGCAGGAGAAGTGGCCGTGACACTCTCAGTCCTGGACCGCCGACTGAGCCCCACTTGGCTTGGTGGAGGGTTGTTGACGTGGTGCCTGCGGAGGGGCACAGAGATCGGGTTGGAACAGTTTGAGGAGGACTGGCTCTTGCTACGGGGCCGGAATTCCTCACTCATGGCTCGCATGGCCTCCAGGATAGTTTCATGCATGTTCTGTGCCACCACTGAGTCATCCACTTGCATCCAGAACTCACCAGGTCCAGTGACAGCTGAGCGTCCCACCTCAATGAAGAAGAAGTTctcagagtgaccacagcgGCGGATattgagcagctgcagcaccacagcagcCGCATCTGAATTCAGCTTTACAAAGCTGATGGTCTTGTTAGTCAGGCACAGGCGGTAGATGCCAATCAGGTTCTTTGTCTGGCCTAGGCCCTTAGGCTTCAGAATTACTTGCCAAACTTCCTTAAAAGCTGGACCAGGGGCTACCTCACCATAGCTGTCCTCACCTGCTTCCCCcagtcctgtgctgctgcctccaaaAGTGACATCactgtggtggtggtggtgatggtgatggAGGTGATGGTGGCCCTTGGCCCTGTTGTGCAACTGCAGCAGTGCTTGGTACCAGCTCTCCTGCTCAGGTTCACTGTCAGCTGCAATGGCAAAGTGCTCGTCCTTGGTGTAGAGGGCCACCAGGTGCTTGTTCTTGGAGTCAGCCCGTTTGTTGATGTTGAAGCAGCTTTCTAGTGGGATGGATCGCTTGGGGGCCCCTGACTTGTGTCTCCATTTCTTCTCATTCTCATAATACTCCAGCCGGGCGGGTCCAGACTCACTGGCTGCCCTCAGCACGAAAAATCGTTTATGCATGCTCTTGGGTTTGCGCAAGTAACCCACCTTTCTGACATCTGAGAAGAAGCCCTCGTTATTATCCGTGGGGCTGGCCATGATGAGAGGTGGTGGAGCTGTTAATGCAGCTTGCAGTCTGCAAGACCCCAAAACAGCCAAGCTAGCCAGGAAAGGCAACCacctaaaataaaattcatgcaaaaccaattttttttaaaaaaaggggaaaaaaaggaagaaaaaaggcaaaatagcTCAGGATCCTCTTCTGAGAACGGGACGGGGGAGGGACAGAAGCAGGGTGAGAGCAGCTGTTCAGTGGCAGAGGCAGCTTCCAGCACCAAATCAGAGTTTGTGTTGCTGTTTATGCCCAAATCGCGCTTAGACGCGTAAGCTCGTCCTTAAAAAGTCCAGTCCGGATCAGTCCAAACGAAAAGTCTCGTCCCAAAATGAGCAGCCGGGAATGAAAAACGCATCTTTCCTTGCAGGGGTCGGGCTCCGGCGGGGCCGGTAGCGGGGCGGGGGTCCCTTTCCTCCGCTCCCTGCACCCCTTCCCCGGCTCAAGTTTGCCTCCGCGAGCAGCGATCTCTGTTGCAGATTAAATATCCTCTCGGGGGCGGAGACTGTTTTGCAAAGTCCGGGGTTTGCACCCAAAAATACACGCTGCTCTCCCCTCTCTAGCTCTCCtcccaaaaaaagagaaaattaaaaaaaaaaatgccgCCCACAATACAACCCCCCTTCCCCAAATATCAGCGCCGAGGCTGCTGCTCCCGCTCGAGCGTGCGGAGGAGGCTGGCGACCCCATTCAGTCCCATCTCGTTAGGCAGAGAAAGTGCCATTTCCACACGCGGCGCAGCCCGGCAGCGGCGGGAGGGGAGGCGAGCCCGAGTGCCGAAGGAACatcctctcttcctcctcctcttcattcCAGG includes the following:
- the IRS1 gene encoding insulin receptor substrate 1; its protein translation is MASPTDNNEGFFSDVRKVGYLRKPKSMHKRFFVLRAASESGPARLEYYENEKKWRHKSGAPKRSIPLESCFNINKRADSKNKHLVALYTKDEHFAIAADSEPEQESWYQALLQLHNRAKGHHHLHHHHHHHHSDVTFGGSSTGLGEAGEDSYGEVAPGPAFKEVWQVILKPKGLGQTKNLIGIYRLCLTNKTISFVKLNSDAAAVVLQLLNIRRCGHSENFFFIEVGRSAVTGPGEFWMQVDDSVVAQNMHETILEAMRAMSEEFRPRSKSQSSSNCSNPISVPLRRHHVNNPPPSQVGLSRRSRTESVTATSPASGGGTGGKPSSFRVRASSDGEGTMSRPASVDGSPVSPSANRTHSHRHRGNSRLHPPLNHSRSIPMPSSRCSPSATSPVSLSSSSTSGHGSTSDCLFPRRSSASVSGSPSDGGFISSDEYGSSPCDFRSSFRSVTPDSLGHTPPARGDEDLNYICMGGKATSSCCSLAAPNGHFIPRTCHPQQQPRYPGTPCCPRGGSEEVADLEKAFRKRTHSAGTSPTISHQKTPSQSSVASIEEYTEMLPSYPCGSSRLPSYRHSAFVPTHSYPEECLEMHHMDSGHHRTNSAPHTDDGYMPMSPGVAPVPSGGGPPKGGDYMPMSPKSVSAPQQIINPGRGGRHPPATMDSNGYMMMSPSGSYSPDSSSAGYGKIWTNGAGHHPKLSVESNEGKLPCGGSDYINMSPASGSTTSTPPDCYFGAAGQPGVEEAATVAHHKPIYSYFSLPRSFKHVHRRGGGRPAGTAEEGSPQPRIALGSSRLLYAAEDSSSSTSSDSLGGGGGPEGGPPPQAQPPRKVDTAVQTKGRLTRPTRLSLGGPKASTLPRAREQPPVLLPPEPKSPGEYVNIEFIAGEKPPFPSAALSMALPPPGSEAAEEYMNMEPGPPRAPCPSGFAAARAARLGRDYVAMQRGGAAAGGGSCSDYADSPSPGSPARLISYAEVRGGRAGPEKPPPAAATAASPELPRPPAELSAAPPRSSSLLGGLGAGSAFTRVSLSPGRNQSAKVIRADPQGGRRRHSSETFSSTPSAARGAAGGLGTPFPCGGAGGAEEVKRHSSASFENVWLRPGAGEAAARRDPVVAPALENGLNYIDLDLVRDCGHRRHHHPHAPAEAKQPLPPKPPGQQRGSGHGGEDLSAYASISFQKREEM